The Shewanella mangrovisoli genome has a window encoding:
- the glmU gene encoding bifunctional UDP-N-acetylglucosamine diphosphorylase/glucosamine-1-phosphate N-acetyltransferase GlmU yields MALNVVILAAGKGTRMRSDLPKVLHPIAHKSMVQHVIDTAHSIGSNAIQLVYGYGADKLKSALGEQQLNWMLQAEQLGTGHAVAQAIPNIDDNDTVLILYGDVPLIQASTLEALLAARPDNGVAILTVNLTNPTGYGRIVREHGKVVGIVEQKDANAEQLAINEINTGIMAVPGKALKTWLGRLSNNNAQGEYYLTDIIAMAHADGVEINTAQPQSAIEVEGANNRVQLAQLERAYQAREAEKLMIAGANLRDPSRIDIRGEVTVGMDVMVDVNVIFEGKVVIGNNVSIGAGAILIDCEIADNAEIKPYSIIEGAKLGVAASAGPFARLRTGAELMQDAHIGNFVEMKKAVLGVGSKAGHLAYLGDAQIGAGVNIGAGTITCNYDGANKHLTVIEDNVFVGSDTQLVAPVTIGKGATLGAGSTITRDVGEDELVITRVKQKHLTGWQRPVKIKK; encoded by the coding sequence ATGGCATTAAATGTAGTGATCTTAGCGGCAGGAAAAGGAACTCGCATGCGCTCGGATCTTCCCAAGGTATTACATCCTATCGCCCACAAGAGCATGGTGCAGCATGTTATCGATACCGCCCACAGTATCGGCAGCAATGCCATTCAATTGGTGTACGGCTATGGCGCCGACAAACTAAAATCGGCTTTGGGTGAGCAGCAACTCAATTGGATGTTGCAAGCCGAGCAGTTAGGCACTGGCCATGCGGTCGCTCAGGCGATTCCCAATATTGATGATAATGACACTGTGCTGATCCTTTACGGTGATGTTCCCTTGATCCAAGCCTCTACGCTTGAAGCTTTGCTTGCTGCGCGTCCCGATAATGGCGTGGCAATTTTAACCGTCAATCTAACCAATCCAACTGGCTATGGCCGCATCGTGCGTGAGCACGGCAAGGTTGTCGGCATCGTCGAGCAAAAGGATGCCAATGCTGAGCAGTTAGCCATCAATGAAATCAACACTGGCATTATGGCGGTGCCGGGCAAGGCGTTAAAAACCTGGCTTGGTCGCTTATCGAATAACAATGCTCAGGGGGAATACTACCTGACCGATATTATCGCCATGGCCCACGCCGACGGGGTTGAGATTAATACCGCTCAGCCACAGTCTGCTATTGAAGTGGAAGGTGCTAATAACCGCGTGCAGCTTGCACAACTTGAGCGCGCCTATCAGGCCCGCGAAGCCGAAAAGCTGATGATTGCTGGCGCAAACCTACGTGACCCAAGCCGTATCGATATCCGTGGTGAAGTGACGGTCGGTATGGATGTGATGGTCGATGTGAACGTGATTTTCGAAGGCAAAGTGGTGATTGGCAATAACGTTAGCATCGGCGCTGGCGCAATTCTTATCGATTGTGAAATTGCCGATAATGCCGAGATCAAACCTTACTCTATTATCGAAGGCGCTAAGCTGGGCGTTGCGGCCAGTGCGGGGCCTTTTGCCCGTTTACGCACAGGTGCTGAGCTAATGCAAGATGCCCATATCGGCAACTTTGTTGAGATGAAAAAAGCCGTTTTAGGTGTGGGTTCTAAGGCGGGCCATTTAGCCTATTTAGGCGATGCGCAAATTGGTGCGGGCGTGAATATTGGTGCGGGTACTATTACCTGTAATTACGATGGTGCCAATAAACACTTAACCGTAATCGAAGACAATGTGTTTGTGGGAAGTGATACTCAGCTGGTGGCGCCAGTGACCATTGGTAAAGGCGCGACGCTCGGTGCAGGGTCAACAATTACCCGTGATGTGGGGGAGGATGAGCTGGTGATCACCCGTGTTAAGCAAAAACATCTGACTGGCTGGCAACGTCCGGTAAAGATTAAGAAATAA
- a CDS encoding F0F1 ATP synthase subunit epsilon, with product MAAMTVQLDIVSAESSIFSGRVASLQVTGSEGELGIMHGHAPLLSYIKPGMARIVKQDGSEEVFYLSGGLLEVQPSSVSVLADVVMRAKDIDEQAALEAKRRAEAHMATAGADFNYDAAMVELAKAMAQLRVVETIKKNIAR from the coding sequence ATGGCAGCCATGACAGTACAGCTTGATATAGTAAGCGCAGAGAGCAGCATCTTCTCAGGTCGCGTAGCTAGCCTACAAGTGACCGGTTCTGAAGGTGAGTTGGGCATCATGCATGGCCACGCTCCACTGTTAAGCTATATCAAACCTGGCATGGCGCGCATCGTCAAACAAGACGGCAGCGAAGAAGTGTTTTATCTTTCTGGTGGTTTACTGGAAGTACAACCTTCTTCTGTTTCTGTGTTGGCTGATGTGGTTATGCGTGCCAAAGATATTGATGAGCAGGCAGCATTAGAAGCCAAGCGTCGTGCAGAAGCCCATATGGCGACTGCGGGTGCGGACTTCAATTATGACGCCGCTATGGTTGAGTTAGCGAAAGCAATGGCTCAATTACGTGTTGTTGAAACCATCAAGAAAAACATTGCCAGATAA
- the atpA gene encoding F0F1 ATP synthase subunit alpha has protein sequence MQLNSTEISDLIKQRIEQFEVVSESRNEGTIVAVSDGIIRIHGLADVMQGEMIELPGSRFAIALNLERDSVGAVVMGPYADLAEGVKVKTTGRILEVPVGRGLLGRVVNTLGEPIDGKGAIDNDGFSPVEVIAPGVIERKSVDQPVQTGYKAVDAMIPIGRGQRELIIGDRQTGKTAMAIDAIINQRDSGIKCVYVAVGQKASTIANVVRKLEEHGALANTIVVVATASEAAALQYLAPYSGCAMGEYFRDRGEDALIVYDDLSKQAVAYRQISLLLKRPPGREAYPGDVFYLHSRLLERASRVNEEYVEKFTKGAVTGQTGSLTALPIIETQAGDVSAFVPTNVISITDGQIFLETDLFNSGLRPAVNPGISVSRVGGAAQTKIIKKLSGGIRTALAQYRELAAFSQFASDLDDATRAQLEHGVRVTELMKQKQYAPMSVAAQAVSIFAAEKGYLKGVELKKVGDFEAALLSYMNSEHAALIKLINETGDYNADIEAELKAGLDKFVATQTW, from the coding sequence ATGCAACTGAATTCCACTGAAATCAGCGATCTGATTAAGCAGCGGATCGAGCAGTTCGAAGTCGTTAGCGAATCTCGTAACGAAGGTACTATCGTTGCGGTAAGTGACGGCATTATCCGCATCCACGGCCTGGCCGATGTGATGCAAGGTGAAATGATCGAACTGCCTGGTAGCCGTTTTGCAATCGCGTTGAACCTTGAACGTGATTCTGTCGGTGCCGTAGTAATGGGTCCTTATGCTGATTTAGCAGAGGGCGTAAAAGTTAAAACTACTGGCCGTATTCTGGAAGTTCCAGTCGGTCGCGGCCTGTTAGGCCGTGTAGTTAACACTCTGGGTGAGCCAATTGACGGAAAAGGCGCTATCGATAACGATGGTTTCTCTCCTGTTGAAGTGATCGCACCAGGTGTTATCGAGCGTAAGTCAGTAGATCAACCAGTTCAAACTGGTTATAAAGCCGTTGACGCTATGATCCCAATCGGTCGTGGCCAACGTGAATTGATCATTGGCGACCGTCAAACTGGTAAAACAGCGATGGCGATCGACGCAATCATCAACCAGCGCGATTCTGGCATCAAATGTGTGTACGTAGCAGTAGGCCAAAAGGCTTCTACTATCGCTAACGTAGTACGCAAGCTAGAAGAGCACGGTGCATTAGCTAACACTATCGTTGTAGTAGCAACAGCTTCTGAAGCTGCAGCACTGCAATACTTAGCACCATACTCTGGTTGTGCTATGGGTGAATACTTCCGCGACCGCGGTGAAGATGCTCTGATCGTATACGATGACCTGTCTAAGCAAGCTGTTGCTTACCGTCAGATCTCGTTACTGCTGAAGCGTCCACCAGGCCGTGAAGCTTATCCTGGTGACGTATTCTATCTACACTCTCGTTTATTAGAGCGTGCTTCACGCGTAAACGAAGAATATGTAGAGAAGTTCACTAAGGGTGCTGTAACAGGTCAAACCGGTTCTTTAACCGCGCTGCCTATTATTGAAACTCAGGCGGGTGACGTATCTGCATTCGTACCGACTAACGTAATTTCTATTACTGACGGTCAGATCTTCCTTGAGACCGATCTGTTTAACTCTGGCTTACGTCCAGCGGTTAACCCAGGTATTTCTGTTTCTCGTGTTGGTGGTGCGGCTCAGACTAAGATCATCAAGAAACTGTCTGGTGGTATTCGTACCGCTCTTGCACAGTATCGTGAACTTGCTGCGTTCTCACAGTTTGCATCTGACTTAGACGATGCAACTCGTGCTCAACTTGAGCATGGTGTGCGTGTTACCGAACTGATGAAGCAAAAACAATATGCTCCTATGAGCGTAGCCGCTCAAGCTGTGTCAATTTTCGCAGCTGAAAAAGGTTACCTGAAGGGCGTTGAGCTGAAAAAAGTTGGTGATTTCGAAGCCGCTCTGCTCTCGTACATGAACAGCGAGCATGCTGCTTTAATCAAGCTTATCAACGAGACTGGCGATTATAACGCCGATATCGAAGCTGAATTAAAAGCTGGCCTCGACAAGTTCGTAGCAACCCAAACCTGGTAA
- the atpD gene encoding F0F1 ATP synthase subunit beta, translating to MSTGTVVQVIGAVVDVEFPQDAVPQVYDALTITGEGSCNGLVLEVQQQLGGGVVRTIAMGTSDGLRRGLEVVNSGSPISVPVGTATLGRIMNVLGDPIDEAGAIGEEERYVIHRSAPSYEEQSNTTELLETGIKVIDLVCPFAKGGKVGLFGGAGVGKTVNMMELINNIAKAHSGLSVFAGVGERTREGNDFYYEMKDSGVLDKVAMVYGQMNEPPGNRLRVALTGLTMAEKFRDEGRDVLLFVDNIYRYTLAGTEVSALLGRMPSAVGYQPTLAEEMGVLQERITSTKTGSITSVQAVYVPADDLTDPSPATTFAHLDATVVLSRQIASLGIYPAVDPLDSTSRQLDPLVVGQEHYDVANGVQTVLQRYKELKDIIAILGMDELSDEDKMTVSRARKIERFLSQPFHVAEVFTGSPGKYVSLKDTIRGFKGILSGEFDHIPEQAFYMVGSIDEAVEKANKKK from the coding sequence ATGAGCACAGGTACTGTTGTCCAAGTGATTGGCGCGGTTGTGGACGTAGAGTTTCCACAAGATGCCGTACCTCAGGTATATGACGCTCTGACGATCACAGGTGAAGGCTCCTGTAATGGTTTGGTGCTGGAAGTTCAGCAACAACTAGGTGGTGGTGTAGTTCGTACCATCGCTATGGGTACTTCTGATGGTCTGCGTCGTGGTCTTGAGGTAGTAAACTCAGGTTCACCTATTTCTGTTCCTGTTGGTACTGCCACTCTTGGCCGTATCATGAACGTATTAGGCGACCCTATTGATGAAGCTGGCGCAATTGGCGAAGAAGAACGTTATGTGATTCACCGCAGCGCTCCTTCATACGAAGAGCAATCAAACACGACTGAACTGTTAGAGACTGGTATCAAGGTTATCGACCTTGTATGTCCATTCGCTAAGGGTGGTAAAGTAGGTCTGTTCGGTGGTGCGGGTGTTGGTAAGACAGTTAATATGATGGAACTGATTAACAACATCGCTAAAGCTCACTCAGGTCTTTCTGTATTCGCCGGTGTAGGTGAGCGTACTCGTGAGGGTAACGACTTCTACTACGAGATGAAGGATTCTGGCGTTCTCGACAAAGTAGCCATGGTTTATGGTCAAATGAACGAGCCACCAGGAAACCGTCTGCGTGTAGCACTGACCGGTCTGACTATGGCTGAGAAATTCCGTGACGAAGGTCGTGACGTTCTGTTGTTCGTTGACAACATCTACCGTTACACCCTAGCCGGTACTGAAGTATCAGCACTGTTAGGTCGTATGCCTTCTGCAGTAGGTTACCAACCCACTCTGGCTGAAGAAATGGGCGTTCTGCAAGAGCGTATTACTTCAACTAAGACTGGTTCTATTACCTCTGTTCAAGCGGTATACGTTCCTGCGGACGACTTGACTGACCCGTCACCAGCAACAACCTTCGCTCACTTAGATGCGACTGTTGTATTGTCACGTCAAATCGCTTCTCTGGGTATCTACCCAGCGGTTGACCCACTGGATTCGACTTCTCGTCAATTAGATCCATTAGTGGTTGGTCAAGAGCACTATGACGTAGCTAACGGTGTACAAACTGTTCTGCAACGCTACAAAGAGCTGAAAGACATCATTGCGATTCTCGGTATGGACGAACTGTCAGACGAAGATAAGATGACCGTTTCCCGTGCACGTAAGATTGAGCGTTTCTTGTCTCAGCCTTTCCACGTAGCAGAAGTCTTTACTGGTTCTCCTGGTAAGTACGTATCTCTGAAAGACACTATCCGTGGCTTCAAGGGAATTCTGAGTGGCGAGTTCGACCACATTCCAGAACAAGCGTTCTACATGGTTGGTTCTATCGACGAAGCTGTCGAGAAAGCTAACAAAAAGAAATAA
- the atpH gene encoding F0F1 ATP synthase subunit delta produces MAELTTIARPYAKAAFDVAVEHNAVDTWAEMLTFAALVSENETMQPLLTGSLASTKLAALFISVCGEQINEQGQNLIKVMAENGRLKVLPAVSELFAQYRNEWAKEVEADVVSAAELSSEQQQQISNSLEKRLARKVKLNCSTDAALIAGVIIKAGDLVIDGSVRGKLSRLSEKLQS; encoded by the coding sequence ATGGCTGAATTAACCACCATCGCTCGCCCTTACGCAAAGGCAGCTTTTGACGTTGCTGTTGAACACAATGCAGTGGATACCTGGGCAGAAATGCTTACGTTCGCCGCACTGGTTAGTGAAAACGAAACCATGCAGCCACTGCTAACTGGTTCTTTAGCCAGTACTAAACTTGCTGCACTCTTTATTAGTGTGTGTGGTGAGCAAATCAATGAGCAAGGTCAGAACTTGATAAAGGTAATGGCTGAAAACGGTCGCTTAAAGGTACTACCTGCTGTATCTGAGCTTTTTGCTCAATACCGTAATGAGTGGGCAAAAGAAGTGGAAGCCGATGTGGTTTCTGCAGCTGAGCTCAGCTCTGAACAACAGCAGCAGATCAGTAATTCTTTAGAGAAACGTCTCGCACGCAAAGTTAAGCTGAATTGCAGCACTGACGCCGCGCTCATCGCCGGTGTAATTATTAAGGCAGGTGACTTAGTCATTGATGGCTCTGTCCGCGGTAAGTTATCGCGTCTGTCTGAAAAGCTGCAGTCGTAA
- the atpF gene encoding F0F1 ATP synthase subunit B yields the protein MNFNATLIGQTVAFIIFVWFCMKFVWPPLMNAIEARQKRIADGLADADRAVKDLELAQAKATDQLKEAKVTANEIIEQANKRKAQIVEEAKAEADAERAKIIAQGKAEIEAERNRVKEDLRKQVATLAIMGAEKILERSIDPAAHSDIVNKLVAEI from the coding sequence GTGAATTTCAACGCTACCCTAATCGGTCAGACGGTCGCCTTTATCATCTTCGTGTGGTTCTGCATGAAGTTTGTATGGCCCCCTTTGATGAATGCCATCGAAGCGCGCCAAAAAAGGATTGCTGACGGTCTAGCTGATGCTGATCGTGCGGTAAAAGACCTAGAGTTGGCTCAAGCGAAAGCGACTGACCAACTAAAAGAAGCCAAGGTGACTGCTAACGAAATTATTGAGCAAGCTAACAAGCGTAAAGCTCAAATAGTTGAAGAAGCTAAAGCCGAAGCAGACGCTGAGCGTGCAAAAATCATCGCTCAGGGTAAAGCAGAAATTGAAGCTGAACGTAATCGCGTGAAAGAGGATCTGCGTAAGCAGGTTGCTACTCTTGCCATCATGGGTGCTGAGAAGATCCTTGAGCGTTCTATTGATCCAGCCGCCCACAGTGACATAGTTAATAAACTAGTCGCTGAAATTTGA
- the atpG gene encoding F0F1 ATP synthase subunit gamma: MAGAKEIKTKIASVKNTQKITSAMEMVAASKMRRAQERMAASRPYAESMRKVIGHVAQGSLEYKHPYLEVREAKRVGYIVVATDRGLCGGLNVNLFKKVVSDVKSWKEQGAEFEFCPIGARSVQFFKSFGGQVSAHASGLGDAPKLADLIGTVRVMLDAYNEGKLDRLYVVFNKFVNTMTQTPVIEQLLPLPKSEDDEVAHRWDYIYEPDPKALLDTLLVRYVESQVYQGVVENIASEQAARMVAMKAATDNAGTLIDDLQLVYNKARQAAITQELSEIVSGASAV; this comes from the coding sequence ATGGCCGGCGCTAAAGAGATTAAAACCAAGATCGCGAGTGTGAAAAACACTCAGAAGATCACGTCCGCCATGGAAATGGTGGCAGCCAGCAAAATGCGCAGAGCGCAGGAACGCATGGCTGCAAGCCGTCCATACGCGGAAAGCATGCGTAAGGTGATCGGTCACGTAGCGCAAGGTTCTCTCGAGTATAAACACCCCTACTTAGAGGTGAGAGAGGCCAAGCGGGTTGGTTACATTGTTGTAGCAACCGACCGTGGCCTTTGTGGTGGTTTGAACGTCAACCTCTTTAAAAAGGTTGTTTCAGACGTGAAAAGCTGGAAAGAGCAAGGTGCAGAATTTGAATTCTGCCCAATCGGTGCTCGTAGTGTTCAGTTTTTCAAAAGCTTTGGCGGTCAAGTATCTGCCCATGCTTCAGGTTTAGGCGATGCGCCAAAGCTCGCTGACCTGATCGGGACAGTACGTGTAATGCTAGATGCTTACAACGAAGGCAAACTGGATCGTCTGTACGTAGTGTTCAACAAGTTTGTAAACACTATGACGCAGACTCCTGTGATCGAGCAGCTGCTACCTTTGCCTAAATCGGAAGATGATGAGGTTGCTCATCGTTGGGACTACATCTACGAGCCAGATCCAAAAGCCCTTTTGGATACCTTATTGGTTCGTTATGTAGAATCTCAGGTTTACCAAGGTGTTGTTGAAAACATTGCTTCTGAACAGGCTGCCCGTATGGTGGCGATGAAGGCGGCAACAGACAACGCGGGTACACTGATTGACGATTTGCAATTGGTCTATAACAAGGCTCGTCAGGCTGCGATTACGCAGGAACTGTCGGAAATTGTTTCTGGTGCCTCTGCGGTTTAG
- a CDS encoding TonB-dependent receptor: MVFKYSVVGLAVGSALMAMPVMAEAPNDENIERINVTGRTFNDYKVGSASGAMRGDIDLMDTPQSVNVIPDFVTDEQLATNLAEVLVNDSSVTAGTTRWNRQVFSIRGFELDSGNGYLINGHQQWSHYVQPIETLQQVEVLKGPSSMLYGQSGPGGLVNMVTKKPTYDSMLNLGFDTDGYGSTRAQLDAGGSLNEAQSIRYRGVLVKQDTKYWREYSTTDENQERDRWLGYLNLEFDISDDLLLSLKYDHTQDKTGIDAGGWLDKQGNVVGQRKTIWDAPWAFTDNTVSNLGADLTWHMSDDWKVKLGYNDQQFNRQRFDSAPQYNEDPFTSGYSIRPFDRYDDWQHKTAYVDFTGEFALAGMEHQLLIGANYLDYFYQQQIARGAAQTVIPGQPVIQPDLDYHTGKKGTPNEYKYYGFYLQDLMTINEQWKLLAGVRYDEQKKDGFGENSYAVSPKFGVIYSPMTNGSIYVNYSKSFTPQGGITDPLNVNHDTNLKPEYGIQYEVGTKWELFDDSLLLTAAVFDVTLENISINEVLTASDPRSEDGKYTSITTQGGEQKHRGFEVGAQGKLGDSWFVTSSMMYLDAEYQTGDEREGKTPIDAPEWSANIWTRYEVTDNFAMNFGAIYVGERFADVNNTISKDGYVRFDIGAAYTMDIMGKDVSIRANVRNLFDTDYIDGGQYNMVTLGQDRNFSVALEAKF, encoded by the coding sequence ATGGTATTTAAATATTCAGTGGTTGGTTTGGCCGTAGGGTCTGCATTAATGGCGATGCCTGTTATGGCCGAAGCGCCAAATGATGAAAATATTGAGCGCATTAATGTAACTGGCCGTACGTTTAACGACTATAAAGTCGGCAGTGCATCTGGTGCTATGCGTGGTGATATCGATTTAATGGATACACCACAATCTGTGAATGTTATCCCCGACTTTGTTACCGATGAGCAATTAGCGACTAACCTTGCGGAAGTCTTAGTAAACGATTCAAGTGTGACAGCGGGAACTACCCGTTGGAACCGCCAAGTCTTCAGTATTCGTGGTTTTGAATTAGATTCAGGCAACGGTTATCTGATCAACGGCCACCAGCAATGGTCCCATTACGTCCAACCTATTGAAACCCTGCAGCAAGTCGAAGTGCTGAAAGGTCCTTCGAGTATGTTGTATGGCCAATCTGGCCCCGGCGGTTTGGTGAATATGGTCACCAAGAAGCCCACCTATGATTCTATGCTCAACTTAGGGTTTGATACCGACGGTTACGGCTCTACCCGCGCACAGTTAGACGCTGGTGGCAGCTTAAACGAGGCTCAAAGCATTCGTTACCGCGGTGTGTTAGTCAAACAAGACACTAAATACTGGCGTGAATATTCAACGACCGATGAAAACCAAGAGCGTGATCGTTGGTTAGGTTATTTGAACCTAGAATTCGATATCAGTGATGATCTGTTATTGTCGTTGAAATACGACCATACCCAAGATAAAACCGGTATCGATGCTGGCGGTTGGTTAGATAAACAAGGCAATGTTGTTGGTCAACGTAAAACCATCTGGGATGCGCCTTGGGCCTTTACCGATAACACGGTTTCAAATTTAGGTGCCGATTTAACTTGGCATATGAGTGACGATTGGAAAGTTAAACTGGGTTATAACGATCAACAGTTTAATCGCCAGCGTTTCGATTCTGCGCCGCAATATAATGAAGACCCATTCACCTCGGGATACAGCATTAGACCATTCGATCGTTACGATGATTGGCAGCATAAAACCGCCTATGTCGATTTTACAGGCGAGTTTGCATTAGCGGGTATGGAGCATCAGTTGCTGATTGGCGCTAACTATCTCGATTACTTCTACCAGCAACAAATTGCCCGTGGCGCAGCGCAAACCGTTATTCCTGGTCAGCCAGTGATTCAACCGGATCTTGATTACCATACAGGTAAGAAAGGCACTCCAAATGAATACAAATACTACGGTTTCTATCTGCAAGATTTAATGACCATCAACGAACAATGGAAATTGCTCGCTGGGGTACGTTATGACGAGCAGAAAAAAGATGGATTTGGTGAAAATAGCTATGCCGTATCGCCTAAATTTGGGGTGATCTATTCACCAATGACCAATGGCAGCATATACGTTAACTACTCTAAGAGCTTTACACCGCAAGGTGGTATTACCGACCCTCTAAATGTTAATCATGACACTAACCTCAAACCTGAATATGGCATTCAATATGAAGTGGGGACTAAGTGGGAACTGTTTGACGATAGCTTGTTATTAACGGCTGCGGTATTTGATGTCACGCTTGAGAATATCTCTATCAATGAGGTGCTGACAGCAAGTGACCCACGAAGTGAAGATGGAAAATACACTTCAATCACCACCCAAGGTGGTGAGCAAAAACACCGCGGCTTTGAAGTCGGTGCCCAAGGTAAGCTAGGCGATAGCTGGTTTGTTACTTCATCTATGATGTACCTCGATGCTGAGTATCAAACGGGTGATGAGCGCGAAGGTAAAACGCCTATCGATGCCCCTGAATGGTCGGCCAATATCTGGACTCGTTATGAAGTGACCGATAACTTTGCAATGAACTTCGGTGCTATCTACGTAGGTGAGCGTTTTGCCGATGTGAATAACACTATCAGTAAAGACGGTTATGTCCGTTTCGATATCGGTGCTGCCTACACTATGGATATTATGGGTAAAGATGTAAGCATCCGCGCGAACGTGAGAAACCTGTTTGATACCGATTATATCGATGGCGGCCAATACAATATGGTGACCCTAGGCCAAGATCGTAACTTCAGTGTGGCACTTGAAGCTAAGTTCTAA